In one Grus americana isolate bGruAme1 chromosome 1, bGruAme1.mat, whole genome shotgun sequence genomic region, the following are encoded:
- the CCDC82 gene encoding coiled-coil domain-containing protein 82 isoform X3 codes for MEIKAVVRRYETRNKTTGTGLSSKSRVDWRRTRRELILLDSDDESSRTSEEEEATTSEDEVDEKDEAVLKNSFSDQEKKSHDGEVTEDGEDECIMPGKRKRLNTSVLYDSDESEDSDILVRKVFAKRRCIMDEDESSEEQQPDKTCSTENVSTNRKQKVFAKLKELATRRATRRSCSSENCEDSDDDAEVESLCHLSLTPAEGSETDSDSMKDFIVEEEEDDDDDNTEHIKSENQPQQKELNTSNSELLAYYIPRLSRCDHSVHFKRIVKAFLINAIDDTFLSSLYDGTRQKQYAQDMLLSLHYLDDRFIQPRLENLISRSRWKDRYKERVDCYPDVRIILKNPKNMSCQACELNRYCKFNVLLSGKLYNSRTLEADDFMSDDKQEV; via the exons ATGGAGATAAAAGCAGTTGTCAGAAGATATGAAACAAGAAATAAGACAACAGGAACAGGACTGTCATCCAAATCCCGAGTTGATTGGAGACGCACTAGGAGGGAGCTCATACTACTTGACAGCGATGATGAATCCTCACGTAcctctgaggaggaagaggctaCCACATCAGAAGATGAAGTAGATGAAAAAGATGAAGCTGTTCTGAAGAACAGCTTTTCggatcaggaaaagaaaagccatgaCGGGGAAGTAACAGAAGATGGTGAGGATGAGTGCATCATGCCTGGAAAGCGTAAAAGGTTGAACACCTCTGTCTTGTATGACAGTGATGAAAGTGAGGACAGTGATATACTTGTTAGAAAAGTTTTTGCTAAACGCCGCTGTATAATGGATGAAGATGAGAGTtctgaagaacagcagcctGATAAAACCTGCtctacagaaaatgtttctacTAATAGGAAACAGAAAGTGTTTGCAAAATTGAAAGAACTTGCAACACGAAGAGCAACTCGGAGATCCTGCAGCAGTGAAAATTGTGAG GATTCTGATGATGATGCAGAAGTGGAATCACTCTGTCACTTGTCCCTCACACCAGCAGAAGGTAGTGAAACTGACAGTGACAGCATGAAAGATTTTATAgtagaggaagaggaagatgatgatgatgacaacaCAGAGCACATAAAGAGTGAAAACCAGCCACAACAGAAGGAACTAAATACATCGAATAGCGAGTTGCTGGCATACTACATCCCACGCT TATCTCGCTGTGATCATTCTGTACACTTTAAAAGAATAGTAAAGGCTTTCCTCATAAATGCAATTGATGACACTTTTCTGAGCTCATTATATG ATGGAACAAGACAAAAGCAGTATGCGCAAGATATGTTGCTCTCACTCCATTATTTGGATGACCGCTTCATTCAGCCTCGTCTTGAGAACTTAATCTCTAGAAGTCGCTGGAAAGATCGATACAAG GAGCGTGTGGATTGTTACCCAGATGTTCGCATCATCTTGAAAAATCCAAAAAATATGTCTTGTCAGGCGTGTGAATTGAATCGCTATTGCAAGTTTAATGTGCTGCTCTCTGGAAAGCTTTATAATAGTAGAACTTTGGAAGCAGATGACTTCATGTCAGATGACAAGCAG gaGGTATAG
- the CCDC82 gene encoding coiled-coil domain-containing protein 82 isoform X2, producing MEIKAVVRRYETRNKTTGTGLSSKSRVDWRRTRRELILLDSDDESSRTSEEEEATTSEDEVDEKDEAVLKNSFSDQEKKSHDGEVTEDGEDECIMPGKRKRLNTSVLYDSDESEDSDILVRKVFAKRRCIMDEDESSEEQQPDKTCSTENVSTNRKQKVFAKLKELATRRATRRSCSSENCEDSDDDAEVESLCHLSLTPAEGSETDSDSMKDFIVEEEEDDDDDNTEHIKSENQPQQKELNTSNSELLAYYIPRLSRCDHSVHFKRIVKAFLINAIDDTFLSSLYDGTRQKQYAQDMLLSLHYLDDRFIQPRLENLISRSRWKDRYKERVDCYPDVRIILKNPKNMSCQACELNRYCKFNVLLSGKLYNSRTLEADDFMSDDKQVTSNKHPI from the exons ATGGAGATAAAAGCAGTTGTCAGAAGATATGAAACAAGAAATAAGACAACAGGAACAGGACTGTCATCCAAATCCCGAGTTGATTGGAGACGCACTAGGAGGGAGCTCATACTACTTGACAGCGATGATGAATCCTCACGTAcctctgaggaggaagaggctaCCACATCAGAAGATGAAGTAGATGAAAAAGATGAAGCTGTTCTGAAGAACAGCTTTTCggatcaggaaaagaaaagccatgaCGGGGAAGTAACAGAAGATGGTGAGGATGAGTGCATCATGCCTGGAAAGCGTAAAAGGTTGAACACCTCTGTCTTGTATGACAGTGATGAAAGTGAGGACAGTGATATACTTGTTAGAAAAGTTTTTGCTAAACGCCGCTGTATAATGGATGAAGATGAGAGTtctgaagaacagcagcctGATAAAACCTGCtctacagaaaatgtttctacTAATAGGAAACAGAAAGTGTTTGCAAAATTGAAAGAACTTGCAACACGAAGAGCAACTCGGAGATCCTGCAGCAGTGAAAATTGTGAG GATTCTGATGATGATGCAGAAGTGGAATCACTCTGTCACTTGTCCCTCACACCAGCAGAAGGTAGTGAAACTGACAGTGACAGCATGAAAGATTTTATAgtagaggaagaggaagatgatgatgatgacaacaCAGAGCACATAAAGAGTGAAAACCAGCCACAACAGAAGGAACTAAATACATCGAATAGCGAGTTGCTGGCATACTACATCCCACGCT TATCTCGCTGTGATCATTCTGTACACTTTAAAAGAATAGTAAAGGCTTTCCTCATAAATGCAATTGATGACACTTTTCTGAGCTCATTATATG ATGGAACAAGACAAAAGCAGTATGCGCAAGATATGTTGCTCTCACTCCATTATTTGGATGACCGCTTCATTCAGCCTCGTCTTGAGAACTTAATCTCTAGAAGTCGCTGGAAAGATCGATACAAG GAGCGTGTGGATTGTTACCCAGATGTTCGCATCATCTTGAAAAATCCAAAAAATATGTCTTGTCAGGCGTGTGAATTGAATCGCTATTGCAAGTTTAATGTGCTGCTCTCTGGAAAGCTTTATAATAGTAGAACTTTGGAAGCAGATGACTTCATGTCAGATGACAAGCAGGTAACTTCAAACAAACACcctatataa